One Bythopirellula goksoeyrii genomic window, GGGATAGCCTCCTTTTCTCATCATGGCAGCCAGCGTGCCGTTGATGACCAAAGTCGTGCTCGTGCCGATGAGCGTGCAAACTCCACCTGCTATGGTTAAGTAACTCAAGGGTATGAGCAGTCGAGATGGGGAGATATTGCGACTGCGGCACCAATCGACGACCACCGGAGCCAGCATTGCCACTAGTGGCGTGTTGAGTATGAATGCCGAAGAAGGAACGACAGCTGCCGCCAAGCGGAACAAGGCACTCCGCTCCGTCGTAGCACTGCCCAACAAGCGATTGCCGATCCAGTCCAACGCTCCCGTTGATCGCAGTCCTGCCGAGGCAGCAAACAAAGCGGCGATCATGACAACAGCTTTGTTGGAAAATCCGGCAAGCGCTCGATCTGGAGTAAGAACCCCCGTCATTGTCAGGACGACCAAACCTGCCAGGAATAGCAAGTCGATAGGGACGACCCGTTTGCGCTGCATAGCGAGAAAAATCGCCACGGTTGTGAAGATGGCGATCTTTCCATCCAAAGAAAGGCTGGGAGCCTGAGCTACGATTATCGGCCACTGCATTATGCGAGATTCCAATTCCTGCTACTCAAGTGATCGTGTCCGGTCTTGAATCGAAGTAGGTAGGGACCGTTGACAGACGGTGGTTGCAAAGTCGAACCACACGTTCTGGCGAGCGAAGCTAAGTTGTTCTCTTGGCATAAAAGTGTCCAGCATGTTCTCTGTCTTGAGCAGACTTCACCGATCTAAGATCCCAGTCATTAGCCATAGTTCACCAGAAACCGAAAATTTCCCCTCCTGAAGCAGGGGGTTGTCTACCGCTCGGCCAGCCAAACGCCGCAATTATGGGGGCTCTCCGCCCCGAGCTACATCCCAAATTTGCCGATTGTAGCGATTCTTCGCTGGAAAACTCGCCTTCTTCTTCAATTCGAGCTGGTCACAGGGGCAAATATCTCCGCCTATTCTCCCCAGTTTCTTGTGGCAGATTGAATTCAGTCAGCTTAAACTAATAGTAGCTGGAGATTTAAGGCAGGTCTGCGCAACTTGGTCGGGAGGAGTTTCCCTACTTGGCGTGGAATGCTCTTTCGGAACAGATCCAGGCACATTCGCCGAAGTTACAGAACGGGAGCGCTTCAATGCGTAAGTATCCATTTATTGCAACTTGTTTGTCGATTCTGACGTCCTCCGTGATTGGTTCGACATGTCTCACGGCCACCGCTGCCGATTCGTCAAGAATGATCACCTACGAGCATGAGGGCCAAACGGCTTATGCCGTGAGCCTCATGGCTGACATGCCCGAGAAGGAAGTTTCTCAATCGGCAGTCGTGATCCTGTTTGATACGTCCGCCAGCCAACAAGGAGAGTATCGAGAAGCAGCGCTCGCGGCGCTGGATACACTGCTCTCAGGATTGCGGTCTACCGATCAAGTCGAACTCATGGGAGTTGATCTGGAAGTCAATCAGCTGACAAAAAACTTTGTTGCTCCCAAGAGCGCGGAAATGCAAGCTGCTGTCGATCTGCTTCGCAAGCAAGTCCCACTAGGTTCGACCGATATGGCAACGGCGCTCAGCAGCGCAGTTGAGCAACTAAAAACGACAGACGGCGTCCAACGCTCGATCGTTTATATTGGCGATGGTATCAGCACCGCCAATCTGCTCGACACGCCGACGCTGACAAAAACGGTTGACCAGTTGCGTTCTGCCCAAGCGAGTGTTTCTAGCTTTGCTGTTGGTCCTCGCTTTGATACTCAACTCTTGGCAGTCCTTGCCAACCAAAGTGGCGGCAACATCACGATTCAACAAAGCGAAGGGGACAATTTGCGGAACGCGCAATTGGCAGGCAAAGACCTGGTTGCAGCAGTTAATGGCAAGGTGATGTGGCCGACTGCTGCTCAGCTACCCCCGACAATGGGACAAAGCTATCCGTCCGCCATGCCTCCTCTAAGATCAGATCGCGACACGATCTTGGTGGGTACCACATCAGACAAGCTGCCGGCTTCGCTCGATTTCCAAGTTTCTACTGACAAGGAATCATTTTCTTGGAAGGCGACTCCTGAAGCGTCTTCCGAAGACAATGCGTTCTTGGTCGAAGTTGTCGAGATTGCCAAGCCTGATCAAGGCTTGTCTCTGCCTACGGTCGGTTCGGCAGGGCTTCGCGAAGTTGCCCGCTTGATTGGTGCTAGGCTCGACAGTTTTTCAAAAATTGCTGAGCGGGCGGCTGCTACGGGAGACCGTAAGTCGGCCAGCCGAATTGCCGAAGCAGTCCTACGGAGCGACCCGGGGAACGTGAAAGCTCGAACCGTGCAAAACTTTGTCGAGAGCGATGAGTTCGGCGAGTTTCCAGTCGAGGGTGAAGTTGTCTTCCCCGCGGAGGGAGAAGTCATCGTTTCCGAAGATAGCGGACTTCCTGTTGAAGGTGAAATTGTCACCTATCCAGGAGAATATGTCGACGAATCGGGCGTGCCTGTTTCGGGAGACATCAGTCTTGTGCAGCCATCTGAAGATCTTCTCGGTCCCATGTCCCGCGATGGCGAGTTTCTCGACCAAGTGGAACAAGAACGTCGCGTTTATGCCGAGATGCTCAGCAAGGAAATTCAGAACACCATCATCAACGCAAGAAGTCGCATGTCCTCAGATCCCCAGCGGACCATCCAAGACCTGAAATTGGCCTTGGAAAGCGTGCAGCGGGCTGTCGATCTGTCGCCTGAGAAACGGGCTGAACTGGTGGGCAAGTTGCAGTCGGCACTCAAAGAAGCGCGCCACCAAGCCTTCTTAAAAGATGAAATCGATCGAGAACGCGAAGAATCGCTTGCCGCAGCTCGTGAAAGCAGACTACTCCTTGATCGGCTAGAGCAACGCATCGAACGTCAAAAGCAGCTTATGGAACGTTTCAATGCACTCATTGACGAACATCGCTACCTGGAAGCCAAAGAAGTGGCACAGGTCGTCGAGGAGATTGATCCCAACGGCGTTACGCCGAGGGTTGCAAGTCTCTATGCAAGTTTCAAACGTCACCACTATTTGCAAAGTGTCGCCAGAGCCGCACGTTGGCAGGGATTCTTTGACACCATGTATCAGAATGAGCTTTCCGACATTCCCTTCCCAGACGATCCTCCAATCGTCTATCCGGATGCTGAAGAGTGGGAGGCCCTTACGGCACGTCGCAAGAAATGGGCAACTGCGGATCTGAGCGCGCGGAGCAAAGCTGAAGAAAAGATCGAGGCAGCATTGCGAGACACGCTCAAGGCTCCCTTGCAGTATGAAGATCAGCCACTCAATGAAGTGATCAACACCTTGCAGGAAGAGTACGACATTCCCATTATCTTCGACAATTCGGCATTGGATGAAGTTGCCATTAGCCCTGATACGGAAATCACGATCAACTTACGCAATATCTCGCTGCGGTCTGCTTTGAATCTGATCTTGCGTCAACCTGGACTCGAGGACCTCACCTATACGATCGACGAAGAAGTTCTGCTGATTACGACTGAAGAAAAGGCCAATGCGGCCCTCAAAGTGAAGGTCTATCCCGTGGCCGACTTGGTTCTCCCGATCCAGAACTTGGGGCTCACTGGCGGCATGGGAGGTGCAAGCGGCGGCGGCATGATGGGTGGCGGCATGGGTGGCGGCATGGGTGGCGGCATGGGTGGCGGCATGGGTGGCGGCATGGGCGGCGGCATGGGCGGCGGCGGCATGGGTGGCGGCGGTGGCGGCATGTTCAACGTCGGAGATGATCTGGCTACCGCAACTGAACAGGAAGCACCAACTACCGAAGTTCCTACTTCCCCTCAAAGCGATGCTAGTTCCAGCACGCTAGAAAAGGACTCTCCAACAAATTGGAAGCAACGTTTTGCAGACGAGCAGATCGATGCAGCCGAAGTCCGCCAAATAGCGCGTGACTTGATGAAGCAGGGGCAGGCTGCCCAGGCGATCGACATGATCCAGGCTGCAATACAGAATGGCCAATCTCAGCCGTGGATGTATGAAACGCTTGGAATCGCCATGGAGTTGGAAGGTCGACCCAAGAGCGATATCGAACGGGCCGTGATGTCGGCCTGTGATTTCAGTACCTCCCCAGAGCAACTATTGTTGATCGCTCAGTATCTGTCACATATCAACTTAGACTCGCGGGCGCTGGAGGTCTATCGACAGGTCGCAAAGTTGCCAGGGCTTCATCCCGAAGCGTTTGCCCTTGGCTTGCGCACCGCACAACGTCTGGAAGACCAATCTGGCATCCGCTGGGCAACGGTGGGAATCTTGGAGAATTCTTGGCCCAGCGATCAGCAAGTTGTCTACGACACGGCCCACCGAGTAGCTAAAGCAACTCTCGAAGCGATGGAGAAAAATGAAGACCCTCTTGCTGCCGAGTATCGCAGTCAGCTTGAGAGGGCGTTGTCACGTGATGTTGTTATTCATGTTACGTGGTCGGGAGATGCAGACGTCGATTTGATTGTCGAAGAACCGGGGGGTACCGTGTGCTCCCTGCAGCAACCCCGCACTCCTGGAGGAGGCGTATGCAGCGGCGATCTAGCTGCCGAGGGTGAAACCCCTGAAAAGGCCACCTCCTTTACAGAGACCTACACCTGTGCCCAGGCATTCCCAGGCACCTATCGCGCTCGTTTGCGAAAAATCTATGGCGATGTAGTTGCCGACAAAGTGATTGTGGATATCTACAAACACTACGGCACGGATCGTCAGGTCCATGAACGGCAACATATTGAGGTTCAAGATGGCAGCGATTCGATGGCAGTGTTCGAACTCGAAGATGGTCGTCGTCTTGAATCACTCGAGGATCAACAATTGGAACTGGCCGTAGGTCGACAGCAGGCGTTAAGCCAACAAGTATTGGCTCAGCAATTGGGTGGTTTTTCAGACCCTCGGCTTGCTCCCATCCGAGGTGGAGGTCGTGATAACAATTTGGCGCGGCGACTTGCCTTGGCTGGCCAGATCGGTGCTGTCGGTTTCCAGCCGATTATCCAAACGTTGCCTGATGGTGTGCAGATGACTGCGACGGCAGTGATTTCTGCCGACCGACGCTATGTGCGCGTTTCTGCTGCTCCTTCGTTTACGGGTATCGGCAACGTCCAGACTTTTAGCTTTGCATCTCAAGTGCAAGGTGGCGGCGGTGGTGGCGGCGGCATCGGCGGTGGTGGCGGCGGCGGGATTTAGTTTCCCTCCTCCACTACTCACTTAGGTGGGACGCTTGCTGTTGGCTAAGCTGGGCGATACCTCGCTCTGCTAGGTCAATCATCGCATAGAGTTGAACCTTGTCGAAGGTCGCTTCTTCGCCCGATCCTTGGACTTCGACAAATCGGCCACTTCCAGTCATCACGACGTTCATATCCACATCGGCCCGAACGTCTTCGCTGTAGTCGAGGTCCAGCAAGGGTTCGCCGTCGACGATGCCAACACTTACCGCAGCAATGCTATCTGTAAACGGCAAGTCACCTGAATGGAACTCTGGGAGCGAGGCGATTGCTTCTGCCAGCGCAACGTAGCCTCCCGTGATGCTGGCAGTGCGAGTTCCTCCATCGGCCTCTAGCACATCGCAATCCACGGTGATAGTGCGTTCACCCAATGCCTTTAAATTGACTACTCCGCGCAAACTCCGGCCAATCAATCGCTGAATCTCGGAAGAACGACCATCGACTTTCCCGCCCCGATCTCGCTGTTTGCGGGGAGATGTGCTGCCAGGCAACATGTTGTACTCGGCAGTCACCCATCCTTTACCACGTCCTGCAAGCCACGGAGGCACTGCATCCTCGATGCTTGCCGTGCAGAGTATTGTGGTGCGTCCTGCGCTCACTAACACCTTGCCGGCAGCTGCACCCGGTACATTGCTGTCGAGTCGAAATGGCCGCAGGCTGTCAACGGAACGATTTTCGGAGCGATCTGGCATTGAGTTTTCTTTCTTTGGTTCTGTGTTTTCGGAAATCGTGGCGGGCAATTTCCAGCCACTACTCAATGCTGCGCGGCAAGCAGCCAGGCCAAGATTCCCTTTTGCACATGCATGCGATTGCCTGCCTGTTCGACGATAACGCTGTTGGGGCTGTCCATCACTTCATCGGTAACTTCTTCTCCACGCCGAGCAGGCAAACAGTGCATGAAAAGGGCCTCGTTGGGAGCAGCAGACATCAGCTTGCCATTCACCTGGTAGGGGCCGAAATCTTTGCGTCGTTGTTGTTGCTCTTTCTCCTGGCCCATGCTCGCCCAGACGTCGGTGTAGACAGCCGAAGCACCGCGTACTGCTTCCGTGGGATCATTAGTAAGGGTGAGGTTCATGCCGGGACATTCCTTGTTCAGATCGGCGAGAAAGTCCTCTTTAAATTCATAGCCAGGTGGTGTCGCTACAGCAAAGTGGACTCCCAGTTTTCCACAGGCGAGTGCCAAGCTGCGAGCCACATTGTTGGCATCACCAACCCAAGCAAGCTTCGCCTGCTCAAGCGATTTCACATGGCAATCAATCGTGTACAAATCCGCCAAGGCCTGGCAAGGATGGGAAGAATCGGTAAGTCCATTGATGACGCTGCACGAAGCGTATTTGGCCACTTCCACGACACTGCTGTGCTGTTTGCATCGCATCACCAACACATCGATATACTCGCTCAGTACCCGACTGAAGTCGTCAACGCGCTCCCGCTTGCCGAAACCAACGTCGTCCCCGAGCATCATCGAAGAGCCACCCATATGGGCCATGCCAGCTTCGAAGCTTACCCGAGTGCGCAATGAAGGTTTCTCAAACATAAGGGCCATCACACGACCCGGCAGGATGGGTTCGCGAATGCCTTTTTGAAGTTTGGCTTTGAGATCTGCCGTCAGGGCGAAAATCCGTTGGATTTCTTCGGTGGTCACATCACGAAGGGTTACCAGGTGTCGCATGGAGAGTGTTCATTTCTATTTCGAAGTAGTAAAAATTCGTGGAAGCGTCGCAAACTAAGGAGTATGCTCACGCAGTACATTGGCAAGAATCTCGCAGCCGCTTTCCATTAGTTCATCGCTGAGTGTCATTGCTGGCAGCAAGCGGATGACGTTGCCTTGAGTGCAATTGATGAGTAATCCTCGGTCCAGGCATTGTTGCACGATGGGTGCTCCAGGTGCGCTGAGTTCCAGCCCGATCATCAGGCCGCAGATTCGCAGTTCGTTGACATAGGGAAGTTCGTCCACCAACGGAGCGAGTTGAGTGCGAAAGCCCTCACCCAGTTCATTCGCCCGCGCGAGGAGTCCTTGTTCTTCGATCATCTCAATCGTGGCAATGCCGGCCCGTGCCGCGATGGGGTTGCCCCCGAACGTCGCGGCATGCATTCCTGGACGCAGGCTTTCGGCGATCTCTTTCTTGGCCAGCATCGCCCCCCCCGCGATTCCACCGCAGAGACTCTTGGCTAGGGTCATGATGTCGGGCTCCACGCCAAAATGCTGGTAGGCAAACCACTCACCCGTCCGACCGCAACCGGCTTGAACCTCGTCGAAGATCAGCAGCAAGCCACGCGCATCGGCCAACTTTCGAAGTCCCGACAAGAATCCTTCGGGTGGGATACGAATTCCCCCTTCGCCTTGGATCGGCTCGACCAGAATCGCCGCCGTCTCGTCATCGATCTTGGCGGCTACGGCATCGAGATCGCCGAACGGTGCATAGACAAATCCCGGCAGCAGCGGGCCGATCCCTTCGTGATACTTGGGTTGGGCGGTGGCGGTCACGGAAGCATAAGTGCGGCCGTGAAAGCTCCCCTCGAAGGAGATGATCTTGTACTTAGATGGAGCGCTATGGAGCCGGGCCAATTTGATTGCCGCTTCGTTGGCCTCGGTTCCTGAATTGCAGAAGAATGCCTGTCCGCCAAAGCTGCGATCGCTAAGCAGCTTGGCCCACTGGCCTTGGGCTTCCATGTACCAGGAATTCGGCACATGGATTAGTCGGGCTGCTTGCTCTTGAACTGCTTTCACAACCGGTGCAGGACAATGCCCCAATAAGTTGCATCCCCACCCGGGGAAAAAATCAAGATAGCGAGTACCCTGGTCATCCCACACATGCGAGCCTTCGCCACGAACGAGCGATAGCGGGTATCGCCCGTAGTTCGGGATCACGTACTCATCAAATAGCTGTAACGTTTCAGGCGAAATGTGGGTTTGCTCGGCAGTGGACACGATTTTTCCTTGGGCTCGGTTGTCAGGCTTGTGCCCTATAGAGGAAGCTGGGGTCAAACAGGTTCGGCAATGATTTCTGTGCCGACGCCTCGATTCGTATAGATTTCTAAGAGCAACGAGTGGCGGAGTCGACCATCAATGATGTGAATCTTGCCTACCCCTTTACTGAGGGTTTCGAGGCATGCTTGCACTTTGGGGATCATCCCCGACTCAATCCGTCCCTCGGCAATCAGTTCTTGTGCCTCAGCTGCTGAGAGTGAGTGAATCAGAGAATCGGGATCTTCTTTGTCCCTGCGAACTCCGTTCACATCGCTCAAGAATACTAATTTCTCTGCGCCGACGGCCTGAGCCACGGCGGTGGCAGCGGTGTCGGCATTCACGTTGAGTCGATCCCCAGTGGAGGTTTCACACATCGACGGAATCACCGGCACCTGCCCGGCATAGGTGAGGTTGTCGAGTGTTTCGCGGTCAACCTGAGTCA contains:
- the rph gene encoding ribonuclease PH, whose protein sequence is MPDRSENRSVDSLRPFRLDSNVPGAAAGKVLVSAGRTTILCTASIEDAVPPWLAGRGKGWVTAEYNMLPGSTSPRKQRDRGGKVDGRSSEIQRLIGRSLRGVVNLKALGERTITVDCDVLEADGGTRTASITGGYVALAEAIASLPEFHSGDLPFTDSIAAVSVGIVDGEPLLDLDYSEDVRADVDMNVVMTGSGRFVEVQGSGEEATFDKVQLYAMIDLAERGIAQLSQQQASHLSE
- a CDS encoding aspartate aminotransferase family protein; amino-acid sequence: MSTAEQTHISPETLQLFDEYVIPNYGRYPLSLVRGEGSHVWDDQGTRYLDFFPGWGCNLLGHCPAPVVKAVQEQAARLIHVPNSWYMEAQGQWAKLLSDRSFGGQAFFCNSGTEANEAAIKLARLHSAPSKYKIISFEGSFHGRTYASVTATAQPKYHEGIGPLLPGFVYAPFGDLDAVAAKIDDETAAILVEPIQGEGGIRIPPEGFLSGLRKLADARGLLLIFDEVQAGCGRTGEWFAYQHFGVEPDIMTLAKSLCGGIAGGAMLAKKEIAESLRPGMHAATFGGNPIAARAGIATIEMIEEQGLLARANELGEGFRTQLAPLVDELPYVNELRICGLMIGLELSAPGAPIVQQCLDRGLLINCTQGNVIRLLPAMTLSDELMESGCEILANVLREHTP
- a CDS encoding VWA domain-containing protein, which gives rise to MRKYPFIATCLSILTSSVIGSTCLTATAADSSRMITYEHEGQTAYAVSLMADMPEKEVSQSAVVILFDTSASQQGEYREAALAALDTLLSGLRSTDQVELMGVDLEVNQLTKNFVAPKSAEMQAAVDLLRKQVPLGSTDMATALSSAVEQLKTTDGVQRSIVYIGDGISTANLLDTPTLTKTVDQLRSAQASVSSFAVGPRFDTQLLAVLANQSGGNITIQQSEGDNLRNAQLAGKDLVAAVNGKVMWPTAAQLPPTMGQSYPSAMPPLRSDRDTILVGTTSDKLPASLDFQVSTDKESFSWKATPEASSEDNAFLVEVVEIAKPDQGLSLPTVGSAGLREVARLIGARLDSFSKIAERAAATGDRKSASRIAEAVLRSDPGNVKARTVQNFVESDEFGEFPVEGEVVFPAEGEVIVSEDSGLPVEGEIVTYPGEYVDESGVPVSGDISLVQPSEDLLGPMSRDGEFLDQVEQERRVYAEMLSKEIQNTIINARSRMSSDPQRTIQDLKLALESVQRAVDLSPEKRAELVGKLQSALKEARHQAFLKDEIDREREESLAAARESRLLLDRLEQRIERQKQLMERFNALIDEHRYLEAKEVAQVVEEIDPNGVTPRVASLYASFKRHHYLQSVARAARWQGFFDTMYQNELSDIPFPDDPPIVYPDAEEWEALTARRKKWATADLSARSKAEEKIEAALRDTLKAPLQYEDQPLNEVINTLQEEYDIPIIFDNSALDEVAISPDTEITINLRNISLRSALNLILRQPGLEDLTYTIDEEVLLITTEEKANAALKVKVYPVADLVLPIQNLGLTGGMGGASGGGMMGGGMGGGMGGGMGGGMGGGMGGGMGGGGMGGGGGGMFNVGDDLATATEQEAPTTEVPTSPQSDASSSTLEKDSPTNWKQRFADEQIDAAEVRQIARDLMKQGQAAQAIDMIQAAIQNGQSQPWMYETLGIAMELEGRPKSDIERAVMSACDFSTSPEQLLLIAQYLSHINLDSRALEVYRQVAKLPGLHPEAFALGLRTAQRLEDQSGIRWATVGILENSWPSDQQVVYDTAHRVAKATLEAMEKNEDPLAAEYRSQLERALSRDVVIHVTWSGDADVDLIVEEPGGTVCSLQQPRTPGGGVCSGDLAAEGETPEKATSFTETYTCAQAFPGTYRARLRKIYGDVVADKVIVDIYKHYGTDRQVHERQHIEVQDGSDSMAVFELEDGRRLESLEDQQLELAVGRQQALSQQVLAQQLGGFSDPRLAPIRGGGRDNNLARRLALAGQIGAVGFQPIIQTLPDGVQMTATAVISADRRYVRVSAAPSFTGIGNVQTFSFASQVQGGGGGGGGIGGGGGGGI
- the argF gene encoding ornithine carbamoyltransferase: MRHLVTLRDVTTEEIQRIFALTADLKAKLQKGIREPILPGRVMALMFEKPSLRTRVSFEAGMAHMGGSSMMLGDDVGFGKRERVDDFSRVLSEYIDVLVMRCKQHSSVVEVAKYASCSVINGLTDSSHPCQALADLYTIDCHVKSLEQAKLAWVGDANNVARSLALACGKLGVHFAVATPPGYEFKEDFLADLNKECPGMNLTLTNDPTEAVRGASAVYTDVWASMGQEKEQQQRRKDFGPYQVNGKLMSAAPNEALFMHCLPARRGEEVTDEVMDSPNSVIVEQAGNRMHVQKGILAWLLAAQH